agcttcctaccactttgaacggtgattaaaacagagttacggttcaaaagttatggtctaaaCGGTTTATCTCATTAAGCTAAAGAATTTGGttaagaaagcttcagttcgcgccgcgcaacagctaggtcgcgccgcgaaccctctggcagaagCAAACCTCACAAAATTCTCagagtgttcgcgccgcgaaccctcgtATGCGCCGCGTACTGATGGCAGAACCAAAACCCCAGAATTTATCTGCAAGGTTCGCGCCGCCACCcctcgttcgcgccgcgaagcgcgcgaaaacAGAATTTCCAGTTCTGTTTTCTTGCTTCTCCCATGGTTCAATCCAACCATTTCCACATCCCAACCTGTTCCAGATCATACTAAAGTATAGAAACAACATATCTATAGTATACTTATGATTTATAACACTCAACCATGATTattcaagatttgattcaaaaacCTAGGTTTTCTATAAAAACCCCAAATGCAAAACTTATGATtttcatccataaatcaaaactacaagtttctaactagaacccacctcgattacgagtcgttgatgtcgaagatgagttgattcggcggagaaatgatgaagatccaagcttttcctctttgctcctcttgctcttccttctctctactcttctctctaactttgtctttgaagaagaataatgaagaagaaaagcaaagtgaaggatataagaaaaatatctttaagttaacactactaacttaatgtccaaaagtatctctaatgtaccaattgataaaacctcagtgtcagttaataacattagagcatttaatttaatacggggtattacacattcgaatccacctggataggACCACATACATAAGAGTATATGACTTCAAAGATTGAGTTCGACTTGCTTCCTACATCCTcgctgaagctattcttgtgctgcttcACTTGCACATACTTCTCTTGGAATGTCAATCTTTGGTAACGCTTAaactatattttttcttttcaactctctgatgtcattaaagttgagatggcctagttgataatgccatatccattcatctctacTAGATGTATTCGCAAGGCATTTATGCTCTATCACATTAAATTCGATCTGGAAGGTTCTATTCTGAGACATTAGAGCCTTCAAGATAAACCTTTCACTTGAGTCAaaaactctcatcatcttgtctttaATCAACACTTTGTAGTTCTTTTCTACCAATTGCCCAATACTGAGAAAATTGCTTTTCGTGTCttgtatgtacaacacattggaaatttctgacctttttccatctttcctcgtGATCAtaacatcaccaataccttcagctaCTAGGGTTTTCTCATTTCCAAATTTCATTGTGTTCTTCATTGAGggctttatgttgacaaaccaatattTCCTTTCAAACATATGTGATGAGCATCCATAGGCCAAGTACCATTGGTCATTGTACCTATCTCCATCAgcatcatctcttcttcttcatgttttgtAAACTTTGCATAACTTTCTTGATTCTTATGCTTTTCTAGATAATAACTAGAATAGTGACAATAATTCTGACAATTGAAACACTGAATGTGAATTTTTTCAAGTTTTtagaccaccacctcttcctttaTTTGCAGCACAACCTCTTTGGTTGTTTTAGTATGAGGGATTTCTCTTATTTGACCAACTTCCTTCTTGTTGATTTCGACTAGTCGGATTTTTGTAGCCTCTTCTTCATTTTTTGCCTTTCCAAAttccttttcctttattttcttttgatggtTGAGCCTGCAAAGCCACATCACTCTTCAATTTTCCTACAACTCTTTCATCCAttttttgttcatgagattcaagtcgACAAATATTGAAGCTCTCCTTTTGTCAATGTCAACAAATAtttcgactcttctatggctaccaccaTGTGGTCTTACTTTGGAGACAATGACCTCAGGATCTTTGCCACAACTGATATTGATGTTAACACTTCTCCACataacttgatttgattcaccagtTTTGTAACCCTAGTGAAGTAATGAGTTATACTTTCACTTTCTTCCATCTGATGCAATTCAtacgttcttttgtgagtttgtaacctcacctctttcaccttttccgCGCCTCCAAAATACTTTTCCAAAATTTCCCATGCTGATGTTGCTGATTCAACATAACTCAATTTCTCAAAATTATTTGCATAAACACATTGATGAATTACAAAGAGAGCTAtataattcttcttcttcaattctctgTGTTCAGCCTTTTCTTTATCCGTTGCGTTTTCTGCAAGCGATGTTAGTCCTTTtttcacaagatcccaaagatcttgataaCAAAAAGCCATGTTCATCTACTTGCACTAATTCTCATAGTTCTGATCCGTCAGAATTGGGAGACTCGCTAGAAAATGCTCATTCGGATGATTCTCTAGATACCATATGTTGGAATTAAACCTAAAACTTTGAGTAATGCCTTATCTCTTCACAATTATAATGAAAGaaacaagaaagaaaattggGGAACAAAGGTgaattagggtttgaaaaaaatttaaaaggaggaagaagaatattTTCTACATAGTTTCTCTCTTCCCATAAATTGTGAGATATCTTATTCACTTTGCAAGTGCAAAATTCTGTGAATGTAAGTACATACAAAATAGGgattactccctctatttatagttttagttTGCTTTcttcctaagccaaagcccaaaacataaaagcccaaaatacctaattCTGCTAACACTACAAAATTAGGCATAAGTTGAAATACCTGTTGAGGAAACTCCTTCGACATTTCGACACACACTAGGCTAGACTATTTCGACACAACCCTCCTTCTGTCGAGCAACCTGCTTCGAGACAAGGAATTACAATCTCAATAGTGGTATGGCTTTTCCGTAGTAGTCATTGCACCCAATTCTTTGGCGTAGAGCTCACTAATTTTTACGATAATTCTCTAATTCCTTAGACCAATTGAAAGTTAAATTAGACGTTCAAAGTATGCTAATTCAAAAGGAACGACTTGTAATTACATATCCCTAGTTAATTACAAATTCGAGTAAATTGCCCTATATCAGATAAGTAGAATAACAGTGAGAAATCCTTATTTATCTAAATTGATTCGTACACTTGTAAACCACAACAAACATTAAATTCGAGAACAATTTAAATAAGATTATAATAAGAAAAGTACTAAATAAATCTTAAACAGTCATATGATCAAACAGAGTAATAATAAGGTTCATCTCAAAAAGACCTAATCTAGAGAAACATAGCTACTCATTGACAAATTAACAAATATAATGAGTTGATAGTTCTTTATCAAAAAAATCTATGGAAGAATAGCTCATCGATGACTCTAATGCTCTCTAAATTATCCCCTTGAATATCCCTACCCGTTACTTTTCTCAAGATTTTAGAACTCTCCAAAAAGTAGCCAAAAAGTGTCTCATCGTGCCATGAAGGGATGCATTGTGGCCTCGATATTTCCAGAAATTAAAAGCTTGTTTTCGTATgtttttcttcaatattttcaCTAAATCTTTATTTCTTCTGTATGTTGGATTTTTGCTTATTTCTTCATAGTTTGATTTTACTTTTGCTCTTTATTCTTCCGAATTCATCtgattttctcataaaaatatcGTAATGACGGCTGTCATAAGAAATCGGTCTTTATATATATAGACAACAATCAAGCTAAAAAGCTCATTAGGATACATAAAAAATTCAAAGCATATTCAATTTTCGGAAAACTAAGTCTTTCTAAAAAAGAATATCCAATCTTAAGCAAATTAAATCTTTTCAAAATATGCACATTCGAAAAGAAATAATTCATTCTAAAATTAATCATGCATAATTGGAACACATAAATTTTTTTCTCCGGGAAACATTTTCAAAAATAGCCCACTAATAAATAACGGAGCCAAAATTTATCTATAAATTTTTAGACATCTTGGCTAATATTTTGCCAATAAAAATAAGTCAGTCCTtatataataacaaaatatatctGGGTGTTATAATTTTTTAGCATATATATAGTACAAACATAAAATCAGGTACTTTggagaaaaaatattttacaatctATATAGTTCTAAAATTGTTTTAGCGTCCTCTCTTTGGGACGGAAATAAGAACTCTAATTCAAatggttttaaatttttatttctttgaaaTACTTTTAGCGTCCTCTCTTTTGGACGGAATAAGTTTTGTAGATTTTGGTTGTTATCAAAAGTGGCCCGCTTGATGCATTcctaattattttgataatataataattttagttaatgAGAGTATGACCTTAGAGATTGGTATTTTATAATGTGTTGAATTAAGGGGACCCTTTAGCTACCTCTGTTTTCCTTCTTATGGTTGAATGCCTTAGTGGGATGTTTGATATATCCgtcaaattcaaatttttctgATGGTTCAGAGTTGGATCTTCTGATTTGGTTGTGTCTCATCATCAGTATGTTGATGATCACCTTATTCTTGTCGAAGCATCGATGAGGAATATTTGGATTACTAAATCTATTTCGAGGTTTAGAGTTATCTTCGGGTCTCCGTATTCATTTTTCTAAGAGTTTTCTTATAAGTGTGAATGTCAATCTTGACTTTATTGTTTTAGCATAAGAGTTTATTCACTATAGATTAGATAATCTTCCTTTTAATTATATTGGTCTTCTAGTGGGTACTAATATCCACTTTGAATGTTGGGAACCTCTAATTATTCTTATATCTAAATTTGGTTACCTAGAGTCATATGTGTGTGAGTTAGGGGGAGATTTGTTTTGCTAAATTTGGACCTTAATTCTATATaggttttctatctttcttttcttAAGACACTAGTTAAGATACGAAAGTGAATAGTTAAGATACCAAAGTGAGTTTTGGGAATCCAGAGAAGGTGCTTTTGGGGTGAAAGgtgaagataattttttttttggatacatTGGTATTATGTGTACAAAACTAAATGGTTTAGAGGGTTCGGGTTTAGGATCACTActacaaaacacacaaacaacaacGTCCAAGTCACTACGGTTCATATAGCACCATGGTCACATCTCAGTTCTCAGGCgctaacatttattttaatttttaaattaaaatttcttaGGATATAATAACGGTTGTTAGACTCACCATGGTGATAATAACACACACACCCAGGCACGCACGCACGCACTCACCCACgtacgcacacacacacacacgatgtaTCATGTAGGAGTATTTTTAAAATAGGTTATAGGaggattaaatgataattattggATTAGatttttggttttgatgaagTCACATGCAAGCACAAATAATTAATGTTCATCAAGACCAAATATCTAATTAAATGGTTATCATTTAATCAtcttatctcttattttaaaaatattcttaCTTGatacatcatatatatatatatatatatatatatatatatatatatatatatatatatatatatatatatatatatatatatatatatatatatatatgagtcaaTAGCAAGACATAAATAAAGATTACTAGCTCGAGGTTTTCTTCAAAGAGTATGACTCGACTACTCTGAAGTATATGCTCTAGTAGCGAGATTGGAGAGTATGACTCGACTACTCTGAAGTATTTGCTCTAGTGGTAGCATTGGCATGCAGTCGAGGTTGGTCGATATTTTATTTAGATGTGAAATCAACATTTCTGAATGATCCTTTAGACAAAGAGGTCTATGTTATGCAACCTCTAGGATTTGTGATTCAGAAGGAAGCGAGTAAAGTATATAAGTTGTACAAAGTGTTCTATGGCCTCAAGCAGGCACCTAGGGCATGTAACACGAAGATCGGCTCATACTTAATTGAATTGGGATTTGTAAAATGCAAATCTGATTATGGAGTCTTTGTTCAGGTTGTAGCTCAAGATATAACAACCATCTGCTTATACATTGATGAGTTTCTGGTAATTGGAAATAGCTTGGAGAACGTGTCGAAGTTTAAAGATctgatgatgaaggaatttgaaatgtcggatATGGAAAAATTGTCTTAATTTCTAGGTATGGAATTTCAAATGTCGAAGCAATGTATGGTGCTacatcaaaggaagtatgtcaCAGAGATACTCAAGAGATTTATAATGGATGATTCAAATCCTGTATCCTCACCTGTCAACCCAAATGTGAAGTTGGAAAAGAATGGAGAGGAAGACAAAGTTGATGTAACTTTGTTCAAGCAAATTGTGGGATCTCTAAGGTATATGTGCAACAGTCGACCTGATATAGGTTTCGCAGTCAGATTAGTGAGCAGATACATGAGTTAACCAAGAGTGTCATACATGAAGGCTGCAAAAAGAATTCTAAGATACTTAAAGGATCGATAGAGTATGAAATTCTATTTCGACGAAACTCTAAAGGCAAAGAAGCAACAATTACTTGTTTTTCAGATGCTGATTGGagtggagataaggaagatcgaagaagcacaacTGAATATTTATTTCAAGTATTTGGTACCCCAATGTCACAGTGTTCAAAGAAACAACCtgtggtggcattatcatcgtGTGAAGCTGAATATACAACAAGATTTTATGCTGCTTGTCAAGCAATTTGAATAAGATAAGTACTTGAAGAAATGGAGGTCGAAGTAAAGAAACCTCTTTTTTGTGTTGCAAATCGACAACAAGTCAGCCATAAATCTGGCGAAGAATCCAGTTCTGCATGGAAGAAGTAAGCATAACAAAGCTAGATTTCACTTCTTGAGGGAAAATGTAAatcgaggtgaacttgaagttaggCATTGCTCAAGTAAAGCATAGTTGCCCAacattttcaccaaaggattgaagatcggcAGAGTCTTTAaattgagaaagaaattaggaacATTTTAGATTGACTATTTTTAGAGTATTTCGACAACTTGAATTATAGGGggtatgttgagatattattgaggTTGATATATAATTGAGATAttagatataatatcaaatataatccaagttgtgtaagcCCAAGCCCAATtagggttgtatataaatagtcagaGTCTGTATCATTATTTCTACAATTCAAGTGaataatataatccttattttcTTATTACTCTCTCTTTCTCCCCTCACTAAAAGTGCCTCACGCACTAACACAGATAGGCAAAAACGGCATAGTCGAAAATGAACCAGATTTTGAAAAGGTTGAAAACGAAATCAATTTAGGTGTGATcgaaaacaaaatcaatttagACATAGTCGAAATCAAAATCAGTTTAGGCATAGTCGAAAACAAAATCTATTTAAGTGTGGTCGAAAACAAATTCGATTTAGGTATGGCCGAATACGAAGTCAGTTTAGGCatagaaaaaacaaataattttggCATAGTTGAAAACGAAATCAATTTAAACTTGAAAGAAAACCAAATTTATTAAGACATAATCGAAAACGAAATCGATTTAGGCGAAAACTAATCATGATTTGTAGCATCTACCATTCTTAACATCTaccattcttttgtttcttggGAAGAGAATCATATCTAATAAGTTGACTATATCATTCATCTTTAATATGAATCTAATATTAAATAGTTGAATTTATAAATGCAACATTTTTCGTATTTATATGATGTCTGCATGGTATAGACAAACATGTGTGGACATGTACTAAGATTTGCTGTGCTTATTTAATTAGCGGTGTTGTATTGTATTGATAGCCATCAATATCTCTTTGGTGGCGATATAGTTGAACCAATAACTACAGTTGTTTAGACCAAAGCAAGTTTCAATATCAAATAATTGAAGCTATTTTGGAAGTATGCAACTTTACAGCTGAAATGACCTATTATGCTTCTATACGAAATGTGTGAAAACCAATAGCATGTTTTGACCATTTTTAAGTTTataaattgaatatatttatgcaGAATTTCAAAGATtagtttttgtcaaaaaaaaaaaactttaaaaattaaattttatgcaTAATGTTTACATcatatattaatgtttttttaataatcttTATATTTTTGGCATTATAAAGGTTACCTTTTTTTAGGTAActgatattttatattttgaaaaaaaaaatttaaaagaattaaaCTATAACACTCGTCACGAAAATGATAGATTCAAAGATTTTTTACAAATGTACTACCCTCTAAAAATGTTTATACGTCGGCTTTTTTGAAAATTAAACATATAAATGACCATTTTTGAGGACTGACTTTTGCATATGCTATATATTTGTCAGGATTAAACTATAGTTGAATACCGCCGcttcataaaatatttttgaagataaatcgtgattaaataaaattttaattttattttgtcatGATTAATACTGTTAATTTGTATCCATTCATCTAACTTGCTTACTTCTTAAAGAAAATTGACTAccactttattatattaattaaatttccatttccTTTATAGTTGATCTAACACTTTTGCGCGTTGTTCTAATCAAAGTAAAACTAGCTACCTATTTAatactattatttaatttaaaagtaATTTAATTGCACTATGGTTGTTGTAATTTATGGCTAACAAAGTCTCTATCATATGATATTTTGAGTTTTCGTCCACACCATCATTTTCTGATTTTTCTTCATTTGatttatctatatatatacaATAATTCAATTTCATTCTTTCTCAACTATCATATCTTAAAGTTTATTATTTTTGCACTATGGAGCATGAGAAAGAGGAGTACTTAGAAGAACCAGTTAGTCCTGTTGGACAATACTTCAATAGTTCATCTCTTTGCTTGTATATTATTGCAGTTTTAGAATTTGAAGTTCCCATtgatgatttgcaagctttgGTTCTTCTTAAAGATGTTTTTCTTCCTATTAGTCCTCGCTTCTCCTCCATCATGGTTATTTTCTTTCTCTAATTTTCATATTGTCGAATCTGCGCTTCTGTAGTCAGATGTCTCTGCACAGCTACTAATATAGCTGACTTAACAAAAATTTATTAACAATTTGAGCTCAACCATTTATTTTTGTAAACCTTGATTGGATCTTATCGTTTTACTAAAtacaatatattaaattatatgattcatattatttatatgattttattgaataTCCTTTGTTCATCTATATATGTGTGAACAGGTACAAGaaaaaaatgaagacaaaagatGGAAGAAAGTTGATGTGAACTTGAAAGACCATATGAAAACACCAATATTTTCCAAAGGAAAATCA
The Vicia villosa cultivar HV-30 ecotype Madison, WI linkage group LG6, Vvil1.0, whole genome shotgun sequence genome window above contains:
- the LOC131611045 gene encoding secreted RxLR effector protein 161-like codes for the protein MDDSNPVSSPVNPNVKLEKNGEEDKVDVTLFKQIVGSLRYMCNSRPDIGCKKNSKILKGSIEYEILFRRNSKGKEATITCFSDADWSGDKEDRRSTTEYLFQVFGTPMSQCSKKQPVVALSSCEAEYTTRFYAACQAI